The genomic region CCTCCAGAGACCGTGGATATTACAGTACGACGTAGCGTAGAGAACCCCAGAACGGTCGAGCTTCACCGCAAAAGTAGCCTGAGGCTGCGTGTAAGCAGGACCCTGGTTGG from Candidatus Caldatribacterium sp. harbors:
- a CDS encoding Neelaredoxin, which gives rise to NQGPAYTQPQATFAVKLDRSGVLYATSYCNIHGLWRSEKAVTVR